From the genome of Mastacembelus armatus chromosome 21, fMasArm1.2, whole genome shotgun sequence:
TTTATCCATGTCTGTTAAGTAATTATAATTGCATGCAGTCTTTCACAGTTTTTTCTACTGCCTGAAATAGATCCTGTGCCACCCAATGCTACAGTGGTCTTTGAGGTTGAGGTCTACTCTGTGTCAAGGGGTCCACGCAGCATGGAAGCTTTCAGAAAGATTGACCTTGATAAAGACAAAAGCCTCACAAAGGCTGAggtaattatatatatatatatatatatatatatatatatatatatattacatatattacatTGCCAAAATGTAAATAGTAATGGTGTTTTCTAGACTGTTCATAGTATATCAAACGGATGCTAAAGAAATGGATGGCCTGCTATTGATACCAGAATCACCAGTGTGATATGTTGATAGAAGATTCCAGCAGAAGCTTGTTATGTAAGAAGTGTGTTGTTAAAATACAATGTACGTCTGTTATTCAATGTGTATGTGCTCCTTCAATTCCAGGTGAAACAATATTTGAAACTGGAGTTTGAAAAAGGAGGGAAGCCACGTGATGAGCCTTTCTATGAGAAGATTATGGCTGATATATTCACCAAGAGTGACCATGACAGAGATGGACTGATCAGTGTGAAAGAATATAATATTTATGAACATGATGAGCTCTAGTTTCAGGCAAAGTTGATTGTGGTCAGTTTTTAGCTTATGATCTGATCAGTTAGAGAAAATTGGTAAAGGGCAAATCCACTCAATAATGTTTTACACTGTTTATGATTGTCAGTCTGGGTTTTCAACTACATACCCTTGTGTTCATTCTAGGGTattgaagaacagagtgtctCTGATAACTGTGTTAAGGTATTCAGAGTCTCCAAGATGACATTATAAACAAGCAAACTAACCTCTGTTTTTATACAAAGTATTAACCTATGCAAGAGAGAACGTCTGCAACAcctgtgaaaatgtttactTTTGTGTAAATATCACTAAATtgtattatttgaaatattttgattCAATTTCCAGCATAGTGAACAAAGATCGCACAGTTCTGTGGAGGCAGTGGCTTTAAGACTGCAACATGACTGTCATGTGAGAACTAAGAACACAGTTTAAGGtgccacaaaaataaacagctcCAAATTTCACATCTCCCTGTGAATTTTCTATCTTCTAGTCTGCAATATTGTACCACTCTATAGAGACATTTTTCAATCACTAGTATTTTCTTATAtagaatattaaaaatgagctaatgtaaaaatgaatgtggtTTTGATATAATAGTACAATAAATGTAATGACATGTTAGAGTTTAAGATATGTTTTCAGGTTTTGGGACATCTATTTGTTATACTGTCAGCAATATAATAAATGCATACCATGTTACATGTGAAAAACTACAGTATGCTCCATCAAAACCATATGTCTCCTTGGTCACAACCATAGATTCATGAATGTTTTCcaatgaagaaaaatatatgAGACTGTAGGCTATACTGTAGTAATTTCCCTCCACAGGTTTGATGTGCACATAGATAAACTCACCACTAGAGGGAAATGCGTGGCTTAAAGAGGGCATGGTAGCTTTGTTATAAAAAAGATCTGATCATGTAATCTCAGAGGTTTGGTAGCGTACTCCCCTTTTTACCGCACAGTCTTTGACTAGCAAGCAAATACCTGCCAGATTTTCTCTCATATCAAGTAGAAAGCACTTCTATTAATGGAGACAGAGCTGTGGTTAGAGTTTCCTTGTGATAAGAATACTAAAGAGTACAGGTAGGGCTTACATACAAAGGTACAGTAAAATGGGACAGCTTCTATGATGTTTAGAAACCTTAGCTTGTTGCTTTACTTCTCAAGGTGTCAAGTTACTGAACAATATAGCCATAATAAAGAAAGCTTATATAAGCTTATACTTAATTGCCAGGTTCTTGGAAACACCAAGCCAAGCTAACTATAACATAATAATACAATAGCCCAGTAAATAATCTTAGTGAATCACTCTGTACAGTAGATAATGTAgcacagttcaacagcagcacaaagtacAGTCCATAAAACTCTCTTgctaaaacaatttaaataaaaattaacgTTATCATCTTCATCTAAGGAGGACTTGTTGCAAGACTGTGGCAGTTGACTGACTTTGTGAGGTGTAGCTAACaaactgaccactgtgtatatatattggTACATACACAGTATATACTTTAAACTGTGAAAATCCAGGAGACAAAACCAACAATCTGTTAGTTGGCGATCTTCATCCTGACTGATGGTACCCTGATCGCTGCTGCCCTCACCTCTGCTGTAATGTCAACACCCAGCGGTGCCCTGGAAAGCAACATATGTGTCAGCCAGTGTTTGTTTATCAGCAATACAGATAAATCCACCCGCAGATGTTCTATAGAAAATGCTCTTCAGTGTTGACTTACTTTGGTTCATAGCAGACATCCACATGTGGAGGCAATATCCCTTTCCCTTCTCGTAGGCGTTCAACACCattcctgttttttaaaaaaaaagttttatctgATGAGTCACAGTTCCTCATAAAATCAGACCATAAATGCTTATTCACTGCTAAGCTTCTTACTGATCATCTTGACAATATACACACCATGCAATCATCACTCCATTGTCAGTGCAGAACTTGGCTGGTGGACAGAGCAGGCATAGACCCGTTGTCTCAGCGATAATGTTCAAAGCCTTCCGGATATAGTGGTTGCTTGCAACTCCTCCAGACAGcacctagaaaaaaaaaaggtactgATGAAATTTGCAATTCAAATTCACCATGTGCTTTGATTTTAAGGATAAGGCTGGTCTTATTCTGAATTTTACTTATTCTAAAGAATTCTGAGGAAAGACCAAAACTGACAATTCAATAAGGTTGTCCTTCCCTCCTGTCTGTGACACTCAGTTCTTGTGCTCTTTCTGAGGACATAAATTTCTATTATCCATATTATGGTCAAATTACTTTAAAGCATATCAGTGTGGAATATAGTTTAACTTTTtctatcattatttatttttattggttaTAGAGATAATACCTATGTTTACTTTGCTATTATATCTGtgaattttccttttttggGACTAGTAAAGGTTcatcttatatttattttcatttattaaataaaagacataagAAGTAACACTCACTAAGGTGGGACTGCTTGATGGCAGCAGGCCATTTGCTTTACAGAATAAGATGGCACGATGTGTGCGCTTTGCAAGATGAGTGGCAACAGTGTGCTGTGTAGCAGCTGCAATGTCATTCACGCATGGCAACAGTGTACCCTCTTCAATACCTGGAGGGGGATGAAAGAAAGGTTAGCCAAAGTTTACAGCACATACAGCAGTACAATTTTACTGAGTAACTTTATCAAgaactaaaaatacacataaaccTGTCAAGCTTGTTGCATGCTGTAGTAACAGCATTCATTCAAAGGGTTACCGTTAATTGTAAATTAGTGGTTATTATGGGGGTCATTCAGGAGACTTTGTGTGTCCTTATACCTTCCTCTGCCTCTTGCTTCATTATCGTCATTGTAACCTGATTCCGTAGCCCagcaaaagaaaagcaacagtcATGGGTTTGTCCCATTGGCGTCCTGAAAGAGAACTTCAATCTGTCACCATCCTTTGCCAGAAGTTCTATAGCTTGTCCTCCACTCAGTGTGAAGCACTGCGGATGTTTTATGAGGGACAAACGTCTCGCAACCTGTGaattcacacaaaaacatttgtgtttatgttcacaaATGGAGCACCATGACCAGCAACAACAGCCTAGTGTTAGTTTCAGGGTCCCACTTTATCAAGCATATCGCCTGGAGCTTCATCCAAAGTGTAACCAAGAAGCAGAAAGTCATCAATTCCTCGGGCCACGGCAAGAAGTGAATGACCACCGGAAATGAGCAGGACCAGAAAGGGAAAGGCAATGGGATGAAGCATCCTGACGGTGAGGGCGTGGGCTTCCATATGGTGGATAGGGATGAATGGTTTGTTGTACTGCCTCACAAACCTCTGACTAAACTCAAGACCAACACCCAAGCTAAGGGCCAAGCCTGGCTTCACCGTAGTGGCCACAGCATTGAGTTGGCTTGGCTCCACGCCACTTCTCTCCAAAGCCTGCTGAACAACACGCTCtatgttttctctgtggagaTGTTGTGCCACTGTGGGGATGATACCTCCAGCCCTGCAGTGTTTGAAAGGCAAAGATATGTGTCAAAATAAATCCCCCAAAAGTGACCTTGATAGGTGATTAACGCTCTGCCCACCTTAGATGCACTTCTTTCTGTGAATGTAGAGACTCTCCCAGTATTGCACCTTTCCCATCcaacacagcagctccagtgtCATCACAGCTTGTCTCAATGCCCAAAATCAGCCTGGAGCAAAAGCCTTTTGCAGGTGAAGGGGTGCACCAACATGTGTGTCTACACTGCTGCAGCCTCCGTAGAAAATGTGCTTTGAAAGGGAACATGCTCATGAACCACTTGGATTTAAATACACCTAACAGAATAAGAGAAGACCAACACATATCAATAACAACATTTCAATAGGCTTTAAAGAAACAATAGAAAAACTACGACGCTCACAGTTGTCATTGTTTCCTGTGGCACCGCCAGGTTGggtcacatttaaaaaattcCGTGCAAGTTTACATTCAGTATAGATAGCAAGGCAAGATGTTAAGAAATGTACTAACAAAGAATATTTGGCAGAAACGACACACTATATCTGTCAGACTTGCACCTTCAACCCAATCATTTGAAAACACTTCTCGAAAACAAGACATCGGTCCAAAGGTTTGATGCTTTGTTTTAGGGAGCATTTTAGTGTGTTGCACACGAGAGTTAGCATGGTGTTGAACACGAAGCCCTGTGTTTGACCAAACGATATATTTCTCAAAGCATTGCTCTCGAAAAAGGTAAACTAGAAGTTTGAGTAAAATAATgtagttttatgtttgtgtattttcaggCGCCGTGGCGCTCTTTCCCGCCTTCCTACCTTCAGGGGCACCAGAAACGTCGCGGTActtcagacaaaaacattaactCGGGGGCAAAGTGTATTCTTGGCTACGCTGACAGTTAGTAGTGTCATTTAAAGACAACATATTTGATATGACTGAAGTCGCACGGAAGTAAGGTTATCTGCATcatcagccaaaaaaaaaaaaaacaacaaaaggccACCTAAAAATGTCTACAGTAACAAAGCAGTATGTAAGCTGAGTGTCAGTGCGGATCAGTCACAGTATGGTTGTAGTGGATTGGACTGGGTCTATAAACGGGTCGAGGAAGCTAAAAGCTTATGGGGGACGCAGACATATTGTTAGCTCTCTAATAAGATAACTTGTACTTGACTTTTGATGCTTTAGTGTGATTTTCATTTGTAGTGTTTGTAGAAGCGGCTATCAGACATGGTTGTGGTACACTTCATTCTGTTATCCACCACCAGCGAGGTTATCCCGCATTAGCACTTTTGATTTGGGTTTTAACAAGTATGTTATCATGTTGATTTTCTAAAGGAGTCATGGAAAAGCCAGCTTGTATATTGGAGGAGCTGAAGCAGTTTGTCGTACACGATGCACTGCCAACAGTGTATTACATCCCAGATTTCATATCAGAAGATGAGGAATCCTACCTTCTGCAGCAGGTCTATAGGTCTCCAAAAACTAAATGGACCCAGCTTTCAGGCCGCAGACTTCAGAACTGGGGAGGATTACCACATCCTAAAGGCATGGTGGCAGAGAAGATCCCTGACTGGCTTCAGACGTACTGTGAGAAAGTTTCCTCT
Proteins encoded in this window:
- the osgepl1 gene encoding tRNA N6-adenosine threonylcarbamoyltransferase, mitochondrial, with translation MSMFPFKAHFLRRLQQCRHTCWCTPSPAKGFCSRLILGIETSCDDTGAAVLDGKGAILGESLHSQKEVHLRAGGIIPTVAQHLHRENIERVVQQALERSGVEPSQLNAVATTVKPGLALSLGVGLEFSQRFVRQYNKPFIPIHHMEAHALTVRMLHPIAFPFLVLLISGGHSLLAVARGIDDFLLLGYTLDEAPGDMLDKVARRLSLIKHPQCFTLSGGQAIELLAKDGDRLKFSFRTPMGQTHDCCFSFAGLRNQVTMTIMKQEAEEGIEEGTLLPCVNDIAAATQHTVATHLAKRTHRAILFCKANGLLPSSSPTLVLSGGVASNHYIRKALNIIAETTGLCLLCPPAKFCTDNGVMIAWNGVERLREGKGILPPHVDVCYEPKAPLGVDITAEVRAAAIRVPSVRMKIAN